The following proteins are co-located in the Gloeocapsa sp. DLM2.Bin57 genome:
- a CDS encoding acylneuraminate cytidylyltransferase family protein, which produces MTSQPSIIALIPARAGSKRVPGKNIRPLAGHPLIAYTIAAALKSGIFERVIVSTDSEVISKIAQDYGGEVPCLRSSVFAMDNSPDIDWIREILTKLKKQGEVYDCYSILRPTSPFRQYTTIQRAWEVFLRQKDIDSLRAVEKCQQHPGKMWVRQGDLIEPLLTGNEPSLASQSINLTTPWHSSPYQALPEVYSQNASLEIAWCRVVWETDSIAGTKIVPFFTEGFEGLDINDAKDWWYAEYLLQQGEGVLPSLSL; this is translated from the coding sequence ATGACATCTCAACCTAGTATAATCGCTCTTATTCCAGCTAGAGCAGGTTCTAAAAGAGTTCCAGGTAAAAATATTCGCCCTTTAGCTGGACATCCTCTCATCGCTTATACCATTGCTGCTGCTCTCAAGAGCGGTATTTTTGAGCGAGTAATCGTTTCTACTGATTCTGAAGTCATTAGTAAAATTGCCCAAGACTACGGTGGGGAAGTTCCCTGTTTACGTAGTTCTGTCTTTGCTATGGACAACTCACCAGATATTGACTGGATTAGGGAAATATTAACAAAGCTCAAAAAACAGGGAGAAGTTTACGACTGTTACTCCATTTTAAGACCTACTAGCCCATTTCGTCAATATACGACGATTCAACGAGCTTGGGAAGTATTTTTAAGACAAAAAGACATAGATTCTTTACGAGCAGTAGAAAAATGTCAACAACATCCTGGTAAAATGTGGGTACGTCAGGGAGATTTAATTGAACCATTATTAACAGGCAATGAACCTAGTTTAGCTTCACAATCAATCAATTTAACTACTCCTTGGCATAGTAGTCCTTATCAAGCCTTACCTGAAGTTTATAGCCAAAACGCTAGTTTAGAGATCGCTTGGTGTCGGGTAGTTTGGGAAACCGATTCCATCGCGGGAACAAAGATTGTCCCTTTTTTTACCGAGGGATTCGAGGGTTTAGACATCAATGATGCTAAGGATTGGTGGTACGCTGAATATCTACTACAACAGGGGGAAGGGGTTTTACCCTCTTTATCCCTATGA
- a CDS encoding serine/threonine protein kinase — protein METSQCLNPDCLAENPSNATTCQKCGSKLLLGDRYRPVSALGKGGMGRTFLAVDEHRLNTLCVIKQFLPITQNSADLEKLIQLFKQEAICLRDLGKHPNIPDLEAFFAHEGRFYLIQEFVDGQDLFKELKQRGKFTEHEVRQVFNEILPILHFLHSRNVIHRDVKPSNIIRRKDGSLVMIDFGVSKQLSASVQTSVGTVTGTVGYAPPEQMRGVVFPCSDLYALAATALRLLTGCLPRPDGSDDLYDPVEGCWQWKDKVTVSDNLAYVLDKLLQNTVKDRYQTSAEVWQALNYRPQPQPQPQPQSKPKKKKKTKTTTKKKTSKDKNY, from the coding sequence TTGGAAACCAGTCAATGTCTTAATCCCGATTGTTTAGCCGAGAATCCCTCTAATGCAACAACCTGCCAAAAATGCGGCTCAAAGTTATTGCTAGGCGATCGCTATCGCCCTGTTTCAGCATTAGGTAAAGGTGGAATGGGGAGGACTTTTTTAGCTGTTGATGAACATAGATTAAACACCCTCTGTGTAATTAAACAGTTTTTACCTATAACCCAAAATAGCGCTGATTTAGAAAAATTAATTCAGTTATTTAAACAAGAAGCTATCTGTTTACGAGATTTGGGGAAACACCCTAACATACCAGACTTAGAAGCTTTTTTCGCTCACGAAGGCCGATTCTATCTGATTCAAGAATTTGTTGATGGTCAAGATTTATTCAAAGAATTAAAACAAAGAGGTAAATTTACCGAACACGAAGTTAGACAAGTATTTAACGAAATTCTCCCTATTCTCCACTTTCTCCATAGTCGTAATGTTATCCATCGCGATGTTAAACCTAGTAATATCATTCGTCGTAAAGATGGCTCTCTAGTCATGATTGATTTCGGGGTGTCTAAACAGTTGAGCGCTAGTGTACAAACCAGTGTAGGTACTGTCACAGGAACAGTAGGCTATGCTCCTCCTGAACAAATGCGAGGCGTGGTTTTTCCCTGTAGTGATTTGTACGCTCTAGCCGCTACTGCATTGCGTTTACTTACAGGATGTTTACCGAGACCCGATGGCTCTGATGACTTATATGATCCCGTAGAAGGTTGTTGGCAATGGAAAGATAAAGTAACTGTAAGTGATAATCTTGCCTATGTTCTCGATAAGTTATTACAAAATACGGTCAAAGATCGTTATCAAACCTCAGCAGAAGTATGGCAAGCTCTTAATTATAGACCCCAACCCCAACCCCAACCCCAACCCCAAAGCAAACCCAAAAAAAAAAAAAAAACAAAAACAACAACAAAAAAAAAAACAAGTAAAGATAAAAATTATAA
- the dprA gene encoding DNA-protecting protein DprA, whose translation MSQERIYWLAWSQIPGINSNVLEKFLEYYGTLQEAWLADVAELKAIAPLRSNVVEAIAGTRSQLNPEKFLQEHLRQNPHFWTPADPDYPRLLLETPGIPPVIYYRGEVNPEENQGIVPVMAIVGTRKATEHGCRWARQLSSYLAQYGFTIVGGMAKGIETLAHEACLAVKGRTIAVLATGVDVIYPQQQQLIYQQILSHGGLILSEYPAGSNPDSNRFRARNRLIAALSRGVLVIEAPEQSGCLITARHANEFGRDVYVLPNSPEVPQARGCLRLLNQGANLILSAEELLLQLGSVPQVDPLPQSRPDLTPDLAQVFQVVQTEPTSFEAIVTGSNLPSGLVAGALLELELLGLVSQLPGMMYKKSAT comes from the coding sequence ATGAGTCAAGAGCGTATTTATTGGTTAGCTTGGTCACAAATTCCCGGGATTAACTCTAATGTCTTAGAGAAATTCTTAGAGTATTACGGAACTCTGCAAGAAGCCTGGTTAGCTGATGTAGCAGAATTAAAGGCGATCGCTCCTTTGCGCAGTAATGTAGTAGAAGCGATCGCCGGAACACGCTCTCAATTAAATCCCGAGAAGTTTTTACAAGAACATTTGCGCCAAAATCCCCATTTTTGGACTCCCGCTGATCCTGATTATCCGAGGTTATTATTAGAAACCCCAGGAATCCCCCCAGTGATTTATTATCGAGGTGAAGTCAACCCCGAAGAAAACCAAGGGATAGTACCTGTAATGGCGATCGTGGGGACGAGAAAAGCTACAGAACATGGTTGTCGTTGGGCCCGTCAACTGAGTAGTTATCTAGCTCAATACGGTTTTACTATTGTGGGGGGGATGGCTAAAGGAATTGAAACCTTAGCTCATGAAGCTTGTCTAGCTGTCAAAGGAAGGACAATCGCGGTTTTAGCCACAGGAGTTGATGTCATTTACCCCCAACAACAACAGCTAATTTATCAGCAAATTCTCAGCCATGGAGGTTTAATACTGAGTGAATATCCCGCCGGGTCAAATCCTGATAGCAATCGTTTTCGGGCGCGTAATCGCTTAATCGCGGCACTTTCTCGGGGAGTCTTAGTCATAGAAGCACCAGAGCAATCAGGTTGTTTAATTACCGCGCGTCACGCTAACGAGTTTGGACGTGATGTTTATGTATTGCCCAACTCTCCAGAAGTACCTCAAGCAAGAGGTTGTTTACGTCTGTTAAATCAGGGAGCTAATTTAATTCTTTCAGCCGAAGAGTTATTATTACAATTAGGTTCAGTACCCCAAGTTGATCCTCTTCCTCAATCTAGACCTGATTTAACCCCAGATTTAGCGCAAGTCTTTCAAGTGGTGCAAACTGAACCTACCTCTTTTGAGGCGATCGTCACAGGAAGTAATTTACCCTCTGGTTTAGTAGCGGGAGCATTATTAGAATTAGAGTTATTAGGTTTAGTCTCCCAATTACCAGGAATGATGTATAAAAAAAGTGCAACTTAG